A genomic stretch from Erigeron canadensis isolate Cc75 chromosome 9, C_canadensis_v1, whole genome shotgun sequence includes:
- the LOC122581521 gene encoding PRA1 family protein B4-like, giving the protein MGSTTTAAAAAILPISNPQTTTTSDPIVATPAFRAFISNITENVRSGLSSRRPWSELVDRSSFSKPDSITDAAARIRKNYSYFRVNYIAIVSAVLAFSLLTNPFSLVTLAALVAAWLFLYLFRPSDPPLVIMGRTFSERETLGLLIVSSIVVVFMTSVGSVLISALLLGSALVAAHGAFRTPEDLFLDDQHHHQDPLNSASTGFLTFLSGAAAPVASAARV; this is encoded by the coding sequence ATGGGTTCAACAACAACAGCTGCTGCTGCTGCAATCCTTCCAATCTCAAATCcccaaacaacaacaacatcagatCCGATAGTAGCAACGCCTGCATTCCGTGCGTTCATAAGCAACATAACAGAAAACGTAAGATCTGGACTGTCCAGTCGGCGCCCCTGGTCTGAACTCGTGGATCGATCCTCATTCTCCAAACCCGATTCAATTACAGATGCTGCTGCCAGGATCCGTAAGAACTACTCTTACTTCAGGGTTAATTACATCGCCATAGTATCTGCCGTCTTGGCCTTCTCCCTCTTGACGAACCCTTTCTCTCTCGTCACCCTCGCCGCCCTCGTGGCCGCGTGGCTCTTCCTGTACCTGTTCCGCCCATCGGATCCGCCGTTGGTCATAATGGGACGTACCTTTTCGGAGCGTGAAACCCTTGGGCTGTTGATTGTTTCCAGCATCGTGGTTGTATTCATGACGAGTGTGGGATCTGTCTTGATATCGGCGTTGCTGCTCGGATCGGCACTTGTGGCAGCGCATGGCGCTTTCAGGACTCCCGAGGATTTGTTCCTCGACgatcagcatcatcatcaggACCCCCTTAACTCTGCTTCCACCGGTTTCCTTACCTTCCTTAGCGGTGCCGCTGCCCCTGTTGCTTCTGCAGCTCGTGTCTGA
- the LOC122581801 gene encoding wall-associated receptor kinase 2-like, with protein sequence MLVLVGVIIGVYLFSPPTVAVASITTSLPGCPSKCGNLTVPYPFGIGSNSGCSIGPWFDIICNTSFNPPKALLPPDLFSYSGGLHSVEVVDISDEHVRIKNSISSNCYNQTGGLVQDVRSGLTVYDSYFTLSSEKNKLFGIGCDDYFFFHPVQGIEGKDFTSGCVSLCKDVKDVISSTAAPPCSGTGCCATSLPTGLKTYIASQFTLDSHTKVWSFNKCGYTFIGEENAFDFRGASDLADPDFVNRIASTVPVVLDWVIGSTSSCDDYKNTSDYYCQDNSICVDFKGGGYRCSCNKGYQGNPYLSPGCYDINECAADSNNPCDGTCTNLPGSFNCSCPYGYQGDGRKDGSGCTTSNNSKSPALKLSLGLGFGFLSILIGMGWLYFIRHKRKVIKLREKYFLKNGGMLLKQQIDSNDGGDGVMINHSTKIFTTEELEKATKNFSDERVLGRGGYGTVYKGILPDGSIVAIKKSRVMDDSQIEQFINEVVILSQINHRNVVKLLGCCLESEVPLLVYECVSNGTLFHHIHDENGAWLSLENRLRIAVESAGALAYLHSAASKPIIHRDVKSANILLDENMVTKVSDFGASRLIPLDQTQVTTLVQGTLGYLDPEYFHTSQLTDKSDVYSFGVVLLELLTGKKPLCMERSQAERNLATYFLVSLRKNKLFQILDPRVVREGSVEQLQAIASLVSRCLNMNGYDRPTMKEVAMQLDALSL encoded by the exons ATGCTTGTACTAGTAGGGGTAATAATTGGGGTGTATCTATTCTCCCCGCCGACGGTGGCGGTGGCCTCCATCACAACATCACTTCCAGGGTGCCCAAGTAAATGTGGCAACCTCACCGTTCCATATCCATTTGGAATCGGATCCAATTCGGGTTGCTCAATCGGTCCCTGGTTTGACATTATATGCAACACATCCTTTAATCCGCCAAAAGCATTGTTGCCACCCGACCTATTTTCTTACTCTGGAGGATTACATTCTGTAGAGGTTGTAGATATCTCGGATGAACACGTGAGAATCAAAAACAGCATCTCATCCAATTGCTACAACCAAACAGGTGGGCTCGTCCAAGACGTCCGCTCCGGCCTTACGGTGTATGACTCCTACTTTACGTTGTCGTCGGAAAAGAACAAATTATTTGGGATTGGGTGTGACGACTACTTCTTCTTCCATCCGGTTCAGGGGATAGAAGGAAAGGATTTCACAAGTGGCTGCGTGTCTCTATGCAAAGACGTTAAAGATGTTATTTCCAGTACGGCTGCTCCTCCATGTTCAG gcacgGGATGTTGCGCAACAAGCTTGCCCACGGGTTTAAAAACTTACATAGCCAGCCAGTTCACGCTAGATTCTCACACCAAAGTCTGGTCTTTCAATAAATGCGGCTACACTTTCATTGGAGAGGAAAATGCTTTCGACTTCCGGGGTGCGTCTGATCTAGCAGATCCCGACTTTGTCAACCGGATCGCCAGCACTGTTCCCGTGGTGCTTGATTGGGTGATTGGAAGTACAAGCAGCTGTGACGACTACAAGAACACAAGTGACTATTATTGTCAAGATAATAGTATTTGTGTGGATTTTAAGGGGGGCGGCTATAGATGCTCTTGCAACAAGGGTTATCAAGGCAATCCTTACCTTTCTCCTGGCTGCTATG ATATCAACGAGTGTGCTGCGGACTCTAATAATCCATGTGACGGTACTTGTACTAATCTGCCTGGAAGCTTCAATTGTTCTTGTCCTTATGGATATCAAGGAGACGGGAGAAAGGATGGGAGCGGTTGCACGACAAGCAATAATTCAAAATCCCCGGCCCTCAAGTTGTCTCTTG GATTGGGATTTGGGTTCTTGTCTATTCTTATCGGAATGGGATGGTTGTATTTCATTCGCCATAAAAGAAAGGTTATCAAGCTTAGGGAGAAGTACTTTCTGAAAAACGGCGGCATGCTGCTGAAACAACAAATTGATTCTAATGATGGTGGCGACGGTGTCATGATCAACCACTCAACAAAGATTTTCACTACAGAAGAGCTAGAAAAAGCTACCAAAAACTTTTCCGATGAAAGGGTCCTTGGTCGTGGTGGCTATGGGACGGTATATAAAGGGATCTTACCAGATGGAAGTATTGTCGCCATAAAGAAATCACGAGTTATGGATGATAGCCAGATCGAGCAGTTTATCAATGAGGTGGTTATCCTTTCTCAAATTAATCATCGTAATGTTGTAAAACTTCTAGGTTGTTGTTTGGAAAGCGAGGTACCCTTACTAGTCTACGAATGTGTTTCCAACGGAACCCTCTTTCATCATATCCATGATGAAAACGGTGCATGGTTATCTTTGGAGAACCGTTTACGAATAGCGGTCGAGTCTGCCGGAGCACTTGCGTACCTTCACTCGGCTGCTTCAAAGCCGATCATTCACCGAGATGTGAAGTCCGCCAACATATTATTAGACGAGAATATGGTAACCAAAGTTTCTGATTTCGGGGCTTCAAGATTGATACCGTTGGACCAAACACAAGTGACTACATTGGTCCAGGGGACATTAGGATATCTAGATCCTGAGTACTTCCACACGAGTCAATTAACGGACAAGAGTGATGTTTATAGCTTTGGTGTTGTGCTCCTAGAGCTCCTAACAGGTAAGAAGCCTCTTTGCATGGAGCGGAGTCAAGCAGAAAGAAACTTAGCAACCTATTTTCTTGTTTCCTTGAGAAAAAATAAGTTATTTCAAATACTTGACCCTAGAGTGGTTAGAGAAGGTTCAGTTGAGCAACTCCAAGCAATTGCATCTCTTGTGAGCCGATGCCTTAACATGAATGGCTATGACAGGCCCACAATGAAGGAAGTTGCAATGCAACTAGACGCTTTGTCGCTTTGA
- the LOC122581381 gene encoding late embryogenesis abundant protein B19.3-like, with amino-acid sequence VVPGDTGGKSLEAQQHLAEGRSKGGQTRKEKLGIEGYQEMGSKGGQTRKEQLGTEGYKEMGSKGGEARKEQMGTEGYKEMGRKGGLSTTDKSGQERVEKEGIKIDESKFRTNN; translated from the exons gTCGTCCCTGGTGACACCGGGGGCAAAAGCCTCGAAGCTCAACAGCATCTTGCTGAag GAAGGAGCAAGGGTGGGCAGACCAGAAAGGAGAAGTTGGGAATCGAGGGGTACCAAGAGATGGGAAGCAAGGGTGGGCAGACCAGAAAGGAGCAGCTGGGAACCGAGGGTTACAAGGAGATGGGGAGCAAAGGGGGCGAGGCACGAAAGGAGCAGATGGGAACTGAAGGCTACAAGGAGATGGGGCGTAAAGGCGGCCTTAGCACAACCGACAAGTCTGGTCAAGAACGGGTTGAAAAAGAAGGTATCAAGATCGATGAGTCTAAGTTTCGAACCAACAACTAG
- the LOC122582851 gene encoding pyruvate decarboxylase 1: protein MDTKIISMDNNQNGGEVGCLPSQGGVSSGIQTSSLHSGSMEATLGRHLARRLVQIGISDVFSVPGDFNLTLLDHLIAEPGLNLVGCCNELNAGYAADGYARRRGVGACVVTFTVGGLSVLNAIAGAYSENLPLICIVGGPNSNDYGTNRILHHTIGLPDFSQELRCFQTVTCFQAVVNNLEDAHGLIDTAISTALKESKPVYISISCNLPAIPHPTFVREPVPFSLSPKLSNQMGLEAAIQAAAEFLNKAVKPVMVAGPKLRVANACNAFVEMADSSGYAVAVMPSGKGLVPEHHPRFIGTYWGAVSTAFCAEIVESADAYLFAGPIFNDYSSVGYSLLLKKEKEIIVQPDRVVIGNGPTFGCVLMKDFLLGLAKRLKKNTTAYENYHRIYVPEGHPVKCDPKEPLRVNVLFEHIQSMLSSDTAVIAETGDSWFNCQKLKLPKGCGYEFQMQYGSIGWSVGATLGYAQAATDKRVIACIGDGSFQVTAQDVSTMLRCGQNTIIFLINNGGYTIEVEIHDGPYNVIKNWNYTGLVDAIHNGQGKCWTSKVFCEEELVKAIETATEAKKDCLCFIEVIVHKDDTSKELLEWGSRVSAANSRPPNPQ, encoded by the exons ATGgacaccaaaatcatttcaatggACAACAATCAAAACGGCGGGGAGGTCGGATGTCTGCCATCGCAGGGCGGCGTATCCAGCGGCATCCAGACATCATCCTTGCACTCAGGAAGCATGGAGGCGACACTTGGGCGTCACCTAGCTCGGCGCCTAGTCCAGATCGGAATCTCCGACGTGTTCTCGGTTCCGGGAGACTTCAACTTGACATTGCTTGACCACCTGATAGCAGAGCCAGGGCTGAACCTAGTGGGTTGTTGTAACGAACTAAACGCAGGATACGCGGCGGACGGTTACGCGAGGAGGCGTGGGGTTGGAGCGTGTGTGGTGACGTTTACGGTGGGGGGGCTGAGTGTGTTGAATGCAATAGCAGGGGCATATAGCGAGAATCTGCCTTTGATATGTATCGTGGGTGGTCCTAATTCCAATGATTACGGCACCAACAGGATCCTCCATCATACCATCGGTTTGCCTGATTTTTCTCAGGAGCTTCGCTGCTTTCAAACCGTCACTTGCTTTCAG GCTGTAGTGAACAATTTGGAAGATGCACATGGTTTGATTGATACTGCCATTTCTACCGCTTTGAAAGAAAGCAAGCCTGTTTATATCAGCATCAGCTGCAACTTACCTGCTATTCCTCATCCCACCTTTGTTCGAGAACCCGTCCCCTTTTCTCTCTCCCCCAA GTTGAGTAATCAGATGGGATTAGAAGCAGCTATTCAGGCAGCTGCAGAGTTTTTGAATAAGGCTGTCAAACCCGTGATGGTTGCTGGCCCTAAATTGCGCGTTGCCAATGCATGTAACGCGTTTGTTGAAATGGCTGACTCGTCTGGCTATGCCGTTGCTGTGATGCCGTCTGGTAAAGGGCTTGTTCCTGAGCACCATCCTCGTTTCATTGGGACTTACTGGGGTGCTGTAAGCACGGCGTTTTGTGCAGAAATTGTCGAATCTGCTGATGCTTACTTATTTGCTGGACCTATATTCAACGATTACAGCTCTGTGGGTTACTCTCTCCTCCtcaaaaaggaaaaggaaataATCGTGCAGCCTGATCGAGTAGTGATCGGTAACGGGCCGACTTTTGGCTGTGTCTTGATGAAGGATTTCTTGCTAGGTTTGGCAAAGAGGCTTAAGAAGAACACAACTGCTTATGAGAATTACCATAGGATCTACGTGCCTGAAGGGCATCCTGTCAAGTGTGATCCTAAGGAGCCCTTGAGGGTCAATGTTCTGTTTGAGCACATACAGAGCATGTTGTCCTCTGATACGGCCGTGATTGCTGAAACTGGGGATTCCTGGTTCAATTGCCAGAAGCTAAAACTACCAAAAGGATGTGG GTATGAGTTTCAGATGCAATATGGGTCGATTGGTTGGTCAGTGGGCGCTACACTTGGGTACGCACAGGCTGCAACTGATAAACGAGTCATTGCTTGCATTGGTGATGGTAGCTTCCAGGTTACTGCCCAAGATGTGTCCACAATGCTGCGATGTGGGCAGAACACAATTATCTTTCTGATTAACAATGGTGGTTACACTATTGAAGTAGAGATTCATGACGGGCCTTACAACGTGATCAAGAATTGGAACTATACTGGTTTGGTTGATGCGATCCACAATGGTCAGGGCAAGTGCTGGACTAGCAAG GTGTTTTGTGAAGAGGAGCTTGTCAAAGCTATCGAGACAGCAACTGAAGCCAAAAAGGATTGCTTGTGCTTCATTGAAGTGATCGTTCACAAGGATGATACAAGCAAAGAGTTGCTGGAGTGGGGTTCACGAGTCTCGGCTGCAAACAGCCGTCCTCCAAACCCCCAGTGA